A genomic segment from Ignavibacteriales bacterium encodes:
- a CDS encoding FAD-dependent oxidoreductase, whose product MARLLILGAGIAGQTAALHAKNKLGSKHEVVVVSPNSKWNWIPSNIWVGVGKMKPEQVTFPLAPVYKKTGITFHQAKALSIHPEGDASSSNHYVTIEYTNPEKVGKKEKITYDYLINATGPKLKFEATKGLGPHLNSYSVCTFDHAAQTSKALDELTEQMKKGAKKTIVIGTGHGNCTCQGAAFEYLFNVEYELRRRNVRDKANIVWISNEQELGDFGIGGMHISRGGYVTHSRVFTESLYTERGINWITRAHVKEVEKNKLIYENLAGEEKTLDFDFAMLLPPFSGVGMKAFNKSGEEITSDLFAPNGFMIVDGDYSKKSYDDWSPADWPSTYQTPKFKNIFAVGIAFAPPHSISKPMTSPNGTPIFPTPPRTGMPSGVMARQVALNIVDMINGKSNQPERKASLANMGAACIASAGAGFFNGTAVSMTMFPIIPDFKKYPDTGRELKYTSGEIGLAGHWIKHFLHHAFIYKAKANPFWQVVPE is encoded by the coding sequence ATGGCTCGCTTACTTATACTTGGTGCTGGCATTGCAGGACAAACCGCAGCCCTTCATGCAAAAAACAAACTTGGCAGCAAACACGAAGTTGTTGTTGTCTCACCTAACAGTAAATGGAATTGGATTCCTTCTAACATTTGGGTTGGAGTTGGAAAGATGAAACCGGAACAGGTTACTTTTCCATTAGCACCTGTTTATAAAAAAACTGGAATAACGTTTCATCAAGCAAAAGCTTTAAGTATTCATCCCGAGGGTGATGCCAGTTCATCAAATCATTACGTAACTATCGAATATACTAATCCAGAAAAAGTTGGTAAGAAAGAAAAAATTACTTACGATTATCTTATCAATGCAACAGGACCAAAATTAAAATTTGAAGCCACTAAAGGATTAGGTCCACATCTTAATAGTTATTCTGTTTGCACATTTGATCATGCCGCTCAAACATCAAAAGCTCTGGACGAACTTACAGAACAAATGAAAAAAGGGGCAAAGAAAACAATTGTAATTGGAACAGGACATGGGAACTGCACTTGTCAGGGGGCTGCATTTGAATATCTGTTTAATGTTGAATATGAACTTAGAAGAAGAAATGTGAGAGATAAAGCAAACATAGTTTGGATATCAAATGAACAAGAGCTAGGTGATTTTGGTATTGGCGGAATGCATATTTCTCGTGGTGGTTATGTTACGCACTCAAGAGTTTTTACAGAATCTCTTTACACAGAAAGAGGAATTAATTGGATAACTCGTGCGCATGTAAAAGAAGTTGAGAAAAATAAATTAATTTATGAAAATCTTGCAGGTGAAGAAAAAACTCTTGATTTTGATTTTGCAATGTTACTTCCTCCATTTTCTGGTGTTGGAATGAAAGCATTTAATAAGTCAGGCGAAGAAATTACTTCAGATTTGTTTGCGCCAAATGGATTTATGATTGTTGATGGAGATTATTCAAAAAAGTCTTATGATGATTGGAGCCCTGCAGATTGGCCTTCAACTTATCAAACGCCAAAGTTCAAAAATATTTTTGCAGTTGGAATTGCTTTCGCTCCCCCTCATTCAATTTCAAAGCCGATGACAAGCCCGAACGGAACACCTATTTTTCCAACTCCGCCAAGAACTGGAATGCCATCAGGCGTTATGGCAAGGCAGGTTGCTTTAAATATTGTTGACATGATTAATGGAAAATCAAATCAACCGGAAAGAAAAGCATCGCTTGCAAATATGGGTGCAGCCTGCATTGCATCTGCTGGCGCGGGATTTTTTAATGGAACCGCTGTATCAATGACTATGTTTCCGATTATTCCTGACTTTAAGAAATATCCAGATACCGGAAGAGAGCTAAAGTATACTTCTGGTGAAATTGGACTTGCTGGACATTGGATTAAGCATTTTTTGCATCATGCGTTTATCTATAAAGCAAAGGCAAACCCATTTTGGCAAGTTGTCCCTGAATAA
- a CDS encoding matrixin family metalloprotease yields MNRFFKIFSTVFVIAILSSSQINVASAQAKSNSAKKSNQTKYITYQKSSSLKSSANGVDFSNQNYKYNSGNDEKNIKKDFNGYTRREKTTRVNENNFSENYFRIEKSKNSLWDGKHWDESSFPLKIFVKESSSLYYKSDYKDYVKYAMDVWRKADDRIQYKFVKSIDDADIAVIFVENLGDKYEENYLGLTDYDSNKNKQIEFSKIQISLIKNGNEKISAGEIKATIVHEFGHALGLGHSDREKDLMYPYISPNHIPELTYDELSVGDKLAIKDVINLSFDNKYVWK; encoded by the coding sequence ATGAATAGATTTTTTAAGATTTTTTCTACTGTTTTTGTCATTGCTATCCTCAGTTCATCGCAAATTAATGTTGCATCTGCCCAAGCAAAATCCAACAGCGCAAAAAAATCTAATCAAACAAAATATATCACTTATCAAAAAAGTTCATCCTTAAAAAGCTCGGCAAATGGTGTTGATTTTAGCAATCAAAACTATAAATATAATTCTGGTAATGATGAAAAAAATATTAAAAAAGATTTTAATGGATACACTCGCAGAGAAAAAACAACCCGCGTAAATGAAAATAATTTTTCAGAAAATTATTTCAGAATTGAGAAATCAAAGAACAGTTTGTGGGATGGGAAACATTGGGATGAGTCTAGTTTTCCATTAAAGATTTTTGTAAAGGAATCTTCATCGCTCTACTATAAATCTGATTATAAAGATTATGTAAAATACGCAATGGATGTTTGGCGCAAAGCCGATGATCGAATTCAATACAAGTTTGTTAAATCAATTGATGATGCAGATATCGCCGTAATATTTGTAGAAAACCTTGGTGACAAGTACGAAGAAAATTACCTTGGGTTAACTGATTACGACTCTAATAAAAACAAACAAATAGAGTTTTCTAAAATTCAAATCAGTTTAATAAAAAACGGCAATGAAAAAATTTCCGCTGGAGAAATTAAAGCTACTATCGTTCACGAGTTTGGGCACGCTCTTGGACTTGGGCATAGTGATCGCGAAAAAGATTTAATGTATCCATACATTTCACCAAACCACATTCCCGAATTAACGTACGATGAATTATCAGTCGGCGATAAATTAGCCATTAAAGATGTTATAAATTTAAGCTTTGATAATAAATACGTTTGGAAATAG
- a CDS encoding response regulator SirA: MKTHIKNVIKRTGAVVPFNQERIANAIYRAAVAVGGRDKSTAQKLSEQVVEILNKNFPEGTTPHIEDVQDVVEKVLIENGHAKVAKEYIIYREEAANRRDAEGRYASKINENVPWQKIWRNLDWAVSHNLHTVDHLNERISKGDFPHIVHESEALYEDDVEVAANLIIERLDNLRMVMISGPSSSGKTTTTIKLEQKLIKKGFKFKALNVDHYFFDLEFHPKDEFGDYDFETPQALDLELINEHLVKLSNGEEVMVPFYDFKTGTRKLNATPMKLANDELLLIDSLHGLYPAFSKDISIDVKFKLYLEPLLQMKGKDGRYIRWTDLRLIRRMLRDSVFRAYKPQQTLEHWHYVRGSELRNIIPYSNTADFVISSGMPYEVPIYANRMLKLFEEWKEKYNDDPLKADAFERSERVYNVLKTITPVADESSVPGDSVLREFIGGSTNQYH; this comes from the coding sequence ATGAAAACCCATATTAAAAATGTAATTAAAAGAACCGGAGCTGTTGTTCCATTCAACCAAGAACGTATTGCAAATGCTATTTACCGCGCAGCAGTTGCCGTTGGTGGGAGAGATAAATCCACTGCTCAAAAATTGTCTGAACAAGTTGTTGAAATATTAAATAAAAATTTTCCCGAAGGAACTACGCCCCATATTGAAGATGTACAGGATGTTGTTGAAAAAGTTTTAATTGAAAATGGACACGCAAAAGTTGCAAAAGAATATATTATCTACCGGGAAGAAGCCGCTAATAGAAGAGATGCCGAAGGTCGATATGCATCAAAGATAAATGAAAATGTTCCATGGCAAAAAATATGGCGTAATTTAGATTGGGCAGTTTCTCACAATCTTCATACGGTTGATCATTTGAATGAGCGAATTTCAAAGGGAGATTTTCCACACATCGTACACGAATCTGAAGCACTTTATGAAGATGATGTTGAAGTAGCAGCAAATCTAATTATTGAACGACTTGACAACCTTAGAATGGTTATGATCAGCGGACCATCTTCTTCAGGTAAAACGACAACAACAATTAAGCTTGAGCAAAAATTAATTAAAAAAGGATTCAAGTTTAAAGCGTTAAATGTTGATCACTACTTTTTCGATTTAGAGTTTCATCCAAAAGATGAATTTGGTGATTATGATTTTGAAACTCCGCAAGCATTAGATTTAGAATTAATAAACGAACATCTTGTTAAATTAAGCAACGGCGAAGAAGTGATGGTTCCGTTTTATGATTTTAAAACAGGAACACGTAAATTAAATGCAACCCCAATGAAACTTGCAAATGATGAATTACTTTTAATTGATAGTTTACACGGACTTTATCCAGCTTTCAGTAAGGACATCTCAATTGATGTAAAGTTTAAACTATATCTTGAGCCGCTTTTACAAATGAAAGGTAAAGATGGAAGATATATTCGCTGGACAGACTTAAGACTTATTCGCAGAATGTTACGTGATTCAGTTTTTCGTGCTTACAAACCACAGCAGACTTTAGAGCATTGGCATTATGTGCGTGGTAGCGAACTAAGAAATATAATCCCATATTCAAACACGGCAGATTTTGTAATCAGCAGCGGGATGCCGTACGAAGTTCCAATCTATGCAAACAGAATGCTTAAGCTTTTTGAAGAATGGAAAGAAAAATACAATGACGATCCTCTTAAAGCTGATGCATTTGAAAGATCTGAACGAGTTTATAATGTTTTAAAAACAATCACCCCCGTTGCAGATGAATCTTCTGTTCCCGGAGATAGTGTTTTGCGTGAGTTTATTGGCGGAAGCACAAACCAATATCACTAA
- a CDS encoding T9SS type A sorting domain-containing protein has protein sequence MKRIYLLVTTLSVLISLLNISNSAQTRSSFVADLDDLALTSDIMVESNTYSKMYDPGFTVYTGFPQQGLYSVIAPKTGSIYCNLDSDPEMEILFGAGETLYAVNLDGSAVTGWPKTFTQYYEAVWTVSFGDIDNDGQGEIVAGIGGPLGGHIQAFEKDGSVVTGFPVNVGKYPMSATLSDLDGNGSMEIILGTRTGWAYVYKGDGTVYPGWPIPMDRYVGSSASAGDVNNDGVMDVVMESRNLLYVWNKDGQILPGFPYAIVDSLVGSNSYSAPVLADLTGDGKKEILFCSHSSATDSGGITYAVKYDGTSLPGWPKFVPNWIYGAPIVADIDGDSQLEVVIGEYGSSPTPSFSVFAYNVDGSLVSNFPMGPYHGSANQITVADIDNDNELEIIFDENVTESGLGRYRALNMDGTQVTGWPLELMQNTSFQQPLLGDLNNDGTLDMVGGSFNFDINNKQVFLYVWNTGLPYNPTKIVNAMYQFNPQHTGIYVDPTTVPVELESFTSSVSDNNVTLNWITATELNNLGFEILRSNFDDDNWKKIAFVDGNGTTTEKQVYSITDQNLSAGKYNYRLEQIDFDGTRTIAGNITVNVGAVVNDFVLEQNYPNPFNPSTIIKYNIPEQSTVRLSVVNILGEVVAELFNEVQSEGNHTKLFNASNLSSGIYFALLNTTSITTGEVNSQKIKMVYLK, from the coding sequence ATGAAACGAATTTACTTACTTGTTACTACCCTTTCAGTTTTAATCTCTCTATTAAACATTTCAAACTCAGCACAAACAAGATCAAGTTTTGTCGCAGATCTTGATGATCTTGCGTTAACTTCAGATATAATGGTTGAATCAAACACTTACAGCAAAATGTATGATCCCGGGTTTACAGTTTATACAGGTTTTCCACAGCAGGGGCTATACTCTGTTATCGCACCAAAAACAGGGTCTATTTATTGTAATCTTGATAGCGATCCTGAAATGGAAATTCTTTTTGGCGCAGGAGAAACTTTGTATGCAGTTAATTTAGATGGCAGCGCTGTTACCGGCTGGCCAAAAACTTTCACCCAATATTATGAAGCTGTATGGACGGTCTCTTTTGGAGATATTGATAATGACGGGCAAGGGGAAATTGTTGCAGGAATCGGCGGACCGCTTGGTGGTCATATTCAAGCATTTGAAAAAGACGGTTCAGTTGTTACCGGATTTCCTGTTAATGTTGGTAAATATCCAATGAGCGCTACGCTTTCGGATTTAGATGGTAATGGTTCGATGGAGATAATACTGGGAACAAGAACCGGGTGGGCTTATGTCTACAAAGGCGATGGAACTGTTTATCCCGGTTGGCCCATACCAATGGATAGATATGTTGGCTCATCTGCATCTGCCGGTGATGTAAATAATGACGGAGTTATGGATGTTGTAATGGAATCACGAAATCTTTTATACGTTTGGAACAAAGATGGGCAAATACTACCTGGATTTCCATATGCGATTGTAGACTCACTTGTTGGATCAAACTCTTATTCTGCACCTGTACTTGCCGATCTAACAGGAGATGGTAAAAAAGAAATTCTTTTTTGCTCACACTCTTCCGCAACTGATTCCGGAGGAATTACTTATGCGGTTAAATATGATGGCACAAGTTTGCCCGGCTGGCCAAAGTTTGTTCCCAACTGGATTTACGGTGCTCCTATTGTTGCAGATATTGATGGAGATTCTCAACTTGAAGTAGTTATCGGAGAATACGGATCATCACCAACACCCTCTTTTTCCGTATTTGCTTATAATGTTGATGGAAGTTTAGTTAGTAATTTTCCAATGGGACCATATCATGGATCAGCAAATCAAATTACTGTTGCAGATATTGATAACGACAATGAGCTTGAAATAATATTTGATGAAAATGTTACAGAAAGTGGATTGGGTAGATATCGTGCATTAAATATGGATGGGACTCAAGTAACGGGCTGGCCACTTGAATTAATGCAGAACACAAGTTTTCAACAGCCGCTTTTAGGAGATTTAAATAATGATGGCACACTTGATATGGTTGGCGGAAGTTTTAATTTCGATATAAACAATAAGCAAGTATTTCTATACGTTTGGAATACCGGACTGCCTTACAATCCAACAAAAATTGTAAATGCTATGTACCAGTTCAATCCGCAGCATACAGGCATTTATGTTGATCCCACAACCGTTCCGGTAGAACTTGAATCTTTCACGTCATCAGTATCTGATAATAATGTAACATTAAATTGGATTACTGCTACCGAATTGAACAACCTGGGTTTTGAAATTCTTCGCTCAAATTTTGATGATGATAATTGGAAAAAGATTGCGTTTGTTGATGGCAATGGTACAACAACAGAAAAACAGGTTTACTCAATTACAGATCAAAATTTATCTGCCGGAAAATATAATTACAGATTAGAGCAAATTGATTTTGATGGAACAAGAACAATTGCAGGTAATATAACTGTAAATGTTGGTGCGGTTGTAAATGATTTTGTACTCGAACAAAATTATCCTAATCCTTTCAACCCCTCAACAATAATAAAGTATAATATTCCGGAACAAAGCACCGTGCGGTTAAGTGTTGTAAATATTCTTGGTGAAGTTGTTGCTGAGCTTTTTAATGAAGTTCAGTCAGAAGGAAATCATACAAAATTATTTAATGCATCTAATTTATCTTCAGGAATTTATTTTGCTCTATTAAATACTACTTCAATCACTACAGGAGAAGTAAACTCTCAAAAGATTAAAATGGTTTATCTGAAATAA
- a CDS encoding T9SS type A sorting domain-containing protein has product MKHFFILFAMLSFQIFAQYTTPNTGVNWNLDDLVTNSGGVVAGTFPNYAINNKITVAVNDRVYINPGTTVLFSGSTSGFDVNGKFLAVGTPTDPIIFSSLNQDSTGAAYNGFYFLDSSVDTACIISYARIEYAYYGLRCSGASPTLSNSYLWKCRRSVYLQSGSNPVVSHNKVERTYEYGIYVTTGSSPLIEWNELVNNNTQNTSPKNQISIGTQGDNSPTILHNTIHGGMFNKTGGISISTLLGGSASSSVIAYNEIYNNSYGIAMTGSYPITCYVHDNLIYNNNINPDIMVAGSGINTYGTAVVAPIIARNTIYGNWWGITIQVGISGQPGANPNLGNIENADTTDDGLNIIYGNIQGANVYDLYNNTLDPIYAQNNDWRVYDSTLIEEHIYHGVDSSALGIVKFVPFSAQIPVELTSFVANVVYGNVTLNWTTATELNNSGFEIERMANVNSQMPNAWEKIGFITGNGTSTEVHTYSFFDKNPVEGKSNYRLKQIDFDGSFEYSNIIEVDFTLPIVFSLEQNYPNPFNPTTSIRYAISSMKNVQLIVYNVLGKEVAMLVNEVKPAGIYEIDFNAASLASGVYFYKLQAGNFVETKKMILLR; this is encoded by the coding sequence ATGAAACATTTTTTTATACTTTTTGCAATGCTTTCTTTTCAAATTTTTGCTCAATACACAACCCCTAATACAGGTGTAAACTGGAATCTTGATGATCTTGTTACAAACTCCGGTGGAGTTGTGGCGGGCACCTTTCCCAATTATGCTATTAATAATAAAATCACTGTTGCTGTAAATGATCGAGTTTATATTAATCCTGGAACAACCGTTTTATTTTCAGGTTCAACTAGTGGGTTTGATGTTAATGGAAAGTTCTTAGCAGTTGGAACACCTACAGATCCAATCATCTTTTCTTCGTTAAATCAAGATTCAACAGGTGCAGCTTACAATGGTTTTTATTTTCTTGATTCTTCCGTTGATACGGCTTGCATAATCAGTTATGCCAGAATTGAATATGCTTATTACGGCTTAAGATGTTCGGGTGCAAGCCCTACACTATCAAATTCATATTTATGGAAGTGTAGAAGAAGTGTTTATCTTCAGAGCGGCTCAAACCCTGTAGTATCTCATAACAAAGTAGAAAGGACTTATGAGTATGGAATTTATGTAACCACAGGAAGCTCTCCATTAATTGAATGGAATGAATTGGTTAATAACAATACGCAAAACACAAGTCCAAAAAATCAAATTTCGATTGGAACTCAAGGAGACAATTCACCAACAATTTTGCACAACACAATTCATGGTGGTATGTTTAATAAAACAGGTGGAATTAGTATTTCAACATTACTTGGTGGGTCCGCTTCTTCATCAGTAATTGCCTATAATGAAATTTATAATAACAGCTATGGAATAGCGATGACAGGCAGCTATCCAATAACATGTTATGTACATGATAATTTGATTTACAACAACAATATTAATCCAGATATAATGGTAGCCGGAAGTGGAATAAATACATATGGTACTGCTGTAGTTGCTCCGATTATAGCCCGAAATACTATTTATGGAAACTGGTGGGGAATAACAATTCAAGTTGGAATTTCCGGACAGCCTGGTGCAAATCCAAATCTTGGGAATATTGAAAATGCAGATACAACTGATGATGGGTTAAACATTATATATGGAAATATTCAAGGCGCAAATGTTTATGATCTTTATAATAACACACTTGATCCGATTTATGCACAGAACAATGATTGGCGAGTTTACGACTCAACATTAATTGAGGAACATATTTATCATGGTGTTGATAGCTCAGCACTAGGAATTGTTAAATTTGTACCGTTCTCTGCACAAATTCCAGTTGAGTTAACTTCTTTTGTGGCTAATGTTGTTTATGGAAATGTCACTCTAAATTGGACTACTGCAACTGAGTTAAATAATTCTGGATTTGAAATTGAAAGGATGGCAAACGTTAATAGTCAAATGCCAAATGCTTGGGAAAAGATTGGATTTATTACAGGCAACGGAACTTCAACTGAAGTACATACTTATTCTTTCTTTGATAAAAATCCTGTTGAAGGAAAATCTAATTACAGATTAAAACAAATTGATTTTGATGGTTCGTTTGAATACTCAAACATTATCGAGGTTGATTTTACTTTACCAATAGTATTTTCACTTGAGCAGAATTATCCAAATCCATTTAATCCAACTACCAGTATCCGATATGCGATAAGCAGTATGAAAAATGTGCAATTAATAGTTTATAATGTTTTAGGAAAAGAAGTTGCAATGCTTGTTAATGAAGTAAAACCAGCGGGTATTTATGAGATTGACTTTAATGCAGCTTCACTTGCCAGCGGAGTATATTTTTATAAACTGCAGGCTGGCAATTTTGTTGAAACAAAAAAAATGATTTTATTAAGATAG
- the rocF gene encoding arginase, with the protein MNKEKQQTVTVIGFPIDLGSGRRGVDMGPSALRIAGLESKLEQLGYNVEDIGDINIEIMERQKVSNPKLKYLDEILKTSKMLAARVEKVLEQKKFPLCIGGDHSMALGTIAGISSYCKKNKLTLGVIWIDAHTDMNTDETTPTGNIHGMPLAASMGLGYNELVNLYGFSPKLKPENCAVIAARSIDPQERLNIKKLGLNVYTMSDVDKLGVHRIISRVLKQFKEKVDHIHVSFDVDSVDPNFAPGVGTPVPGGLNYREAHSIMESIAECGCMNSLEVAEVNPILDIRNSSAVFAADLIASSMGQRIL; encoded by the coding sequence ATGAATAAAGAAAAACAACAAACAGTTACAGTGATCGGATTTCCCATTGATCTTGGTTCTGGAAGACGCGGTGTTGATATGGGCCCTTCCGCACTTAGAATCGCAGGGCTGGAAAGCAAACTTGAGCAGCTTGGATATAATGTAGAGGATATCGGTGATATCAATATCGAAATAATGGAACGACAGAAAGTATCAAACCCAAAACTAAAATATTTAGATGAGATTCTTAAAACTTCTAAAATGCTTGCAGCACGAGTTGAAAAAGTTTTGGAACAAAAAAAATTCCCGCTTTGCATTGGCGGCGATCATTCAATGGCTCTTGGTACAATTGCCGGAATTTCATCTTACTGTAAAAAAAACAAATTAACACTTGGTGTAATTTGGATTGATGCTCATACCGATATGAATACAGATGAAACAACTCCAACCGGAAACATCCACGGAATGCCACTAGCTGCTTCGATGGGATTGGGTTATAATGAGCTTGTTAACTTATATGGATTTTCACCAAAATTAAAACCAGAGAATTGTGCTGTTATTGCTGCAAGAAGTATTGATCCGCAAGAAAGATTAAACATTAAAAAGTTAGGGCTAAACGTATACACAATGAGCGATGTTGATAAGCTAGGCGTTCATAGAATTATAAGTCGTGTTTTAAAACAGTTTAAAGAAAAAGTAGATCACATTCATGTAAGTTTTGATGTTGACAGTGTGGATCCAAATTTTGCGCCCGGCGTTGGGACTCCGGTACCAGGTGGATTAAATTACAGAGAAGCACATTCTATCATGGAATCAATCGCAGAATGTGGATGTATGAATTCACTTGAGGTTGCTGAAGTAAACCCCATATTAGATATACGTAACAGTAGCGCTGTTTTTGCTGCCGATCTAATTGCATCAAGCATGGGGCAAAGAATTCTGTGA
- a CDS encoding sigma-70 family RNA polymerase sigma factor: MDTEFTDIQLFQRITNRDSKALETLYDRYSPVLYTLVKRIVVQKEIAEEILADIFVIIWQKSSMFDINSGNLFTWLITLTRNKALDFVKRKKFLITDEYNDDYENDVIIPNLSLIIPANDLDKTFNNRENIFAAVHNLTEAQQYVLSLAYYDGLSESDIATKLNIPLLTVKSKIRVALNSVKEILAKEGIQ; encoded by the coding sequence GTGGATACAGAATTTACGGACATTCAATTATTTCAACGAATCACTAATCGGGATTCCAAAGCATTAGAAACTTTGTATGACCGTTATAGCCCCGTTTTATACACTTTAGTTAAGCGTATTGTTGTTCAAAAGGAAATTGCTGAGGAAATCCTTGCTGATATTTTTGTGATTATTTGGCAAAAGAGTTCAATGTTTGATATTAATTCTGGTAATTTGTTTACCTGGCTGATAACGCTTACTAGAAATAAAGCGTTGGATTTCGTCAAACGTAAAAAATTCTTGATTACTGATGAATATAATGATGATTATGAAAACGATGTTATCATCCCTAATCTCTCTTTGATTATTCCCGCTAATGACTTAGATAAGACTTTTAATAATCGGGAAAATATTTTTGCTGCAGTCCATAACCTTACAGAAGCACAACAGTACGTTCTTTCCTTAGCATACTATGATGGTTTATCAGAATCAGATATAGCAACTAAATTGAATATCCCACTGTTAACTGTAAAATCAAAAATAAGAGTGGCACTTAACAGCGTAAAAGAAATTCTTGCAAAAGAGGGAATCCAATGA